From Micromonospora echinaurantiaca:
GGCTACGCGCTGGTCACCGGCGCCGACCCCGGCGGCCCGCTGGCCGGGCCGCTGCTGCTGCTGATCGCCGCCCTGCTCGGGGCCGTCCTGGTGCCGTTGCTCTTCGCGCCGGCGGTGCTGCTCGGTGAGGCGGTCGGGCGGCGGCGCAACCCCTTGGTCGGCACGTTGACCGGCACCGCGGCGGCGATGCTGCTGGCGGCCCTGTACGCCGCCGGCGTCGGGGTGGCCACCGACGGGTCCCCGGCCGGCGTCGTACTGGCCTGCGTGCTCGCCGCGCTCGCCGTGGTGTGCCCGGTGCTGGCCTACACCCTGACCGTCCGCGCTGGCCGGTGGGCCGAGCGGGTGCTCGGCCGCCGGATAGCCCGGTCCGCGCCGGCCGCGCCGGTCACCGGAGAGGGCGTGACCCCGTAGGCGTGGCACGTCCATCGGTCGACCTGGTGCCCGCCGACACGCCGGCCGAGTCGCTGACCCACAACACTCTCAACGGGGTGACCGGCGGCATCTGGCGTACCTGCCGCGAGGGGCGGCCGGCCGTGCTGAAGCTGCTCGCCCCGCCCGGCCGGCCGGGCCCGACGCACTGGGCGGGCAGCACCGACCCGGGCCACTGGAACTACTGGCGGCGCGAGGTCGAGGCGTACCGCAGCGGGCTGGCCGCCACCGCGTACCCCGGACTGGCCGCTCCGGCGCCGCTCGCCATCGACGACCGGCCGGACGGGACGGTGGCGCTCTGGCTGACCGACGTGCCCGGCCGGCCCGGCACCACCTGCTCGGCCGCCGATCTCGGCGAGGTGGCCGGCCGGCTCGGCGCGGGGCACGCCCGCTGGCTGGCCGACCCGGGCCGCACCGGGACGAACCGGACGCCGGGCTGGCTGGCCCGGGACTGGCTGCGCGACTACACGCTCAGCCGGCCGGTGCCCGAACCGGTGCCGTGGGAGCACCCGGTGGCCGTCGCCGCCTGGCCGGCGTCGCTGCGGGCGGGCCTGCGCCGGCTCTGGCAGCGGCGGCACGCCGTGCTGGCCGCCACCGACCGGCTGCCGCGCACCCTCTGCCACCACGACGTGTGGCCGATGAACCTGGTCTTTGCCGACACCGGTCCGGTGCTGCTCGACTGGTCGGGGGTGGGGCCGGGCCCGATCGGCGAGGACGCGGCCAACCTGGTGCTGGACACGTTCCTCGACGGGCTGGTCGACGTCGCGCTGCTCGACGAGGTGGCGGCCATCGTGCTCGACGGGTACCGGGCCGGCCTGGGCCGCGCGGTCGACCCGGCGACGGTCACCCGCGCGGTCCGGCTCACCGGGGCGGCCAAGTACGTCTGGCTGGCCCCGTTGATGCTCACCCGGCTGGGCGGCCCGACCGGGCAGACCTACGACCGGCGCGACGAGGCCGAGATGATGGCCGGTCGCCGTCCGGTGCTGGAGCTGCTGGTCCGCTGGGCCGCCACCGGGCTCGACTGAGTGGCGGG
This genomic window contains:
- a CDS encoding phosphotransferase, whose amino-acid sequence is MARPSVDLVPADTPAESLTHNTLNGVTGGIWRTCREGRPAVLKLLAPPGRPGPTHWAGSTDPGHWNYWRREVEAYRSGLAATAYPGLAAPAPLAIDDRPDGTVALWLTDVPGRPGTTCSAADLGEVAGRLGAGHARWLADPGRTGTNRTPGWLARDWLRDYTLSRPVPEPVPWEHPVAVAAWPASLRAGLRRLWQRRHAVLAATDRLPRTLCHHDVWPMNLVFADTGPVLLDWSGVGPGPIGEDAANLVLDTFLDGLVDVALLDEVAAIVLDGYRAGLGRAVDPATVTRAVRLTGAAKYVWLAPLMLTRLGGPTGQTYDRRDEAEMMAGRRPVLELLVRWAATGLD